The following are encoded together in the Humulus lupulus chromosome 5, drHumLupu1.1, whole genome shotgun sequence genome:
- the LOC133777814 gene encoding CAX-interacting protein 4, with protein sequence MPATAGRVRMPANNRVHSSAALQTHGIWQSAIGYDPYAPNKEEDKSSTQPKSANSEPEGENPYANFQGLLALARITGSNTDVARGACKRCGRVGHLKFQCRNFLIKEKDPAAIQADVMSELDKLKGKAGKVKGQGGAESEDSEDEDEENESEESDSDRDSEIERIIAQRTGKRVAKKDRSLKKKILDDDEDSSDSDSGKRRKRGRLKKKRSGKRESDDSDSSDDGRRKRKKEKRVKKDDSSDEEGEHQRRRHRKSRKEKRRRRSHRYSDDSTSDSSEDDRHRKRKSRRAPSPSRSDASDSDDSRRGRKHVKRSEKKSRKHHHDDV encoded by the coding sequence ATGCCGGCTACAGCAGGAAGGGTTCGCATGCCCGCGAACAACAGGGTGCACAGTAGTGCTGCCCTCCAGACCCACGGAATATGGCAGAGTGCAATTGGGTATGAtccctatgctcccaacaaggaGGAGGATAAGAGCTCTACACAGCCCAAGTCAGCCAACTCCGAGCCGGAGGGTGAGAATCCGTATGCCAACTTTCAAGGTCTTCTTGCCCTTGCTCGCATTACCGGGTCGAACACTGATGTTGCTCGTGGTGCCTGCAAGAGATGTGGCCGTGTTGGGCATCTAAAGTTTCAATGTAGGAACTTTTTGATCAAGGAGAAAGACCCAGCAGCCATTCAGGCTGATGTTATGTCTGAGTTGGATAAGTTGAAGGGGAAGGCTGGTAAGGTGAAAGGACAAGGCGGTGCTGAGAGTGAGGATAgtgaggatgaggatgaggaaaatGAAAGTGAGGAATCAGACTCTGATCGTGATTCGGAGATTGAGAGGATTATTGCTCAGAGGACTGGGAAAAGGGTTGCTAAGAAAGATAGGTCACTAAAGAAGAAAATTTTGGATGATGATGAAGATAGCTCAGATTCAGATTCTGGTAAAAGAAGAAAGAGAGGAAGgttgaagaagaagaggagtggGAAGAGGGAAAGTGATGACTCAGATAGTTCGGATGATGGTAGGAggaagagaaagaaggagaagagggtAAAGAAAGATGACTCTTCAGATGAGGAAGGCGAGCATCAACGTCGGCGACATAGGAAGAGTAGGAAGGAGAAGAGGCGGCGGAGAAGTCATCGTTACTCAGATGATTCTACATCCGATTCCTCTGAGGATGATAGACACCGGAAGAGGAAGAGCAGGCGAGCACCATCACCGTCTCGTTCTGATGCAAGTGACTCTGATGATTCACGCCGTGGTCGGAAGCATGTGAAACGGTCTGAGAAAAAGAGCCGGAAGCACCATCATGATGATGTGTAG